From a single Flavobacterium sp. genomic region:
- a CDS encoding T9SS type B sorting domain-containing protein, translating to MKFYKSLAFLITFFFFTDNSFSQCFEIESILVDACDNGTNEGYNEMFRMKIGTTPLNTNTLNINWPAQTWLGLVQNATTTSKVNQLNNAILAAGGCGQILEPIGGVLPANSTVIVVSSPNLDTTLNSFGALTSNIYMLFQDTPANPNAGHFGNYNATPATRTLSVTFGGGCSDSVTYQRANLINILGTVGGAISDLNGSTVNFSPTGTPTYVNNGCTAPIPPFTVEAGTTPLTACPGQTINLSGTAQGQTSIVWSAPNGSFSNSGSLVTNYTIPTTAISGSTITLTLTVTNVCNTSLSDNIVINISGSTLSLSSAIGTTNQSICSGTAITPIQYTFGGGATSATVSGLPTGVTASISGNVVTISGTPATDFSYTINTVGGCGSVSLNGIVSLSNNATLTLDSANNNQSICSGTAIAPIQYTFGGGATSATVSGLPTGVTASISGNVVTISGTPATDFSYTINTVGGCGTSTQNGTVAFSSNATLTLNSSAASTNQFVCINQSINPISYSFGGGATGITITGLPTSVNATTIGNTVTINGTPTSDFTYSITTVGGCGSVTLNGSVTVTSTIVTLSLNSANNTQNICSGSAIIPIQYTFGGGATSTTVSGLPTGVTASISGNVVTISGTPTTAFSYTINTLGGCGSVSLNGTISLSNNATLTLDATNNNQAICSGTAIAPIQYTFGGGATSATVSGLTSGVTASISGNIVTISGTPSADFSYTINTVGGCDSVSLNGTVSLSNNATLTLEAANNNQAICSGTAIAPIQYAFGGGATSATVSSLPTGVTASISGNVVTISGTPATDFSYTINTVGGCDSVSLNGTVSLSNNANLPTFDPIGPICEGIITNSPLPTISTNGISGTWAPNFNNTITQTYVFTPDFNQCATSTSLTIQITPKPTITYLVTDTICDGSTLDFVLNSSLPNTTYIWSATVSNISGSYSTTTNGDETNINQIATLTDSENIGTITMVIIPMANGCYGVASNPIVITVNPIPLVESVSVADSSVCSATNTTNNVHVDIVGNISGITYSWTAITSGVNVVGGPTSGTIIATSTTAMIDLQVITSNPLVAGTIYFEVTPIRNGCPGNLLTSGIVTVNPNPGLPISSPVKTICSGNSTDLMIDVSPLIIGTQLTWEVLTVVNVTGATPGTGIAPSPINDVLTATTNTQGYVIYRVRSTLGDCQGGYTDYRVNVNPSPLPILTDGNICITATGEVYQTYTLTTGLNDADYDFEWFDSNGTIIAGATNSTLVVDAAGTYSVIATNWLTGCSSDPLLASATATVTATTPATSMTIVQSEYFSENATIIVTVPDGSGTLMYSLDEGALQSSNVFTGVSAGEHIVTVIDTEGCTYMTQEVMVIDYPTYFTPNGDGINDTWNIVGLNQADAKLYIYDRYGKLLKQLSATQDSNGWDGTHNQEQLPSTDYWFTLDYTENGVAKQFKAHFSLNR from the coding sequence ATGAAATTTTACAAGAGTTTAGCATTTTTAATTACTTTTTTTTTCTTTACAGATAATTCCTTTTCTCAATGTTTTGAAATCGAGAGTATTTTAGTAGACGCGTGTGACAATGGAACCAATGAAGGTTACAATGAAATGTTTCGAATGAAAATTGGGACAACGCCACTCAACACAAATACCTTAAACATCAATTGGCCAGCTCAAACTTGGTTAGGATTAGTACAAAATGCAACTACAACCTCAAAAGTTAATCAGCTAAATAATGCGATTTTAGCAGCTGGTGGATGTGGTCAAATTTTAGAACCAATTGGAGGAGTGCTTCCTGCTAATTCAACCGTTATTGTTGTTTCTAGCCCAAACTTAGATACAACTTTGAACTCTTTCGGGGCATTGACTTCAAATATTTATATGTTATTTCAAGATACCCCTGCTAACCCAAATGCAGGTCACTTTGGAAATTATAACGCTACACCCGCAACCCGAACTTTAAGTGTTACATTTGGTGGAGGTTGTTCCGATAGTGTAACTTATCAAAGAGCTAATTTAATTAATATTCTAGGCACGGTTGGAGGAGCAATATCTGATCTAAATGGTTCAACTGTAAATTTTAGTCCAACTGGAACTCCAACCTATGTTAACAATGGTTGTACGGCACCAATACCTCCTTTTACTGTAGAAGCTGGAACAACACCATTAACTGCTTGTCCAGGACAAACTATTAATTTGTCAGGGACTGCTCAAGGTCAAACAAGTATAGTCTGGTCTGCCCCTAATGGAAGTTTTTCTAATTCAGGTAGCTTAGTTACAAATTATACAATTCCAACTACTGCCATATCAGGCAGCACAATAACTTTAACTCTAACTGTTACAAATGTTTGTAATACCTCACTTTCTGATAATATAGTAATTAACATTAGCGGAAGTACGTTATCCTTATCTAGTGCAATTGGAACAACTAATCAATCCATTTGCTCTGGAACTGCAATTACCCCTATTCAATATACTTTTGGAGGTGGTGCAACTAGTGCGACAGTTTCTGGTTTACCAACTGGTGTAACGGCTTCGATTTCTGGAAATGTTGTTACCATTAGTGGAACTCCTGCAACTGATTTTTCTTACACTATTAATACAGTAGGCGGTTGTGGTTCGGTTAGTTTAAACGGAATTGTATCGCTTTCAAACAATGCAACGCTAACCTTAGACTCTGCGAATAACAATCAATCCATTTGCTCTGGAACTGCAATTGCTCCTATTCAATATACTTTTGGAGGTGGAGCAACTAGTGCAACGGTTTCTGGTTTACCAACTGGTGTAACAGCTTCGATTTCTGGAAATGTAGTTACCATTAGTGGAACTCCTGCAACTGATTTTTCTTATACTATTAATACAGTAGGTGGTTGTGGAACTAGTACACAAAATGGAACCGTTGCTTTTTCTAGTAATGCAACTTTAACTTTAAATTCATCAGCAGCAAGCACCAATCAATTTGTTTGTATAAATCAATCCATAAATCCAATATCTTACTCTTTTGGAGGAGGAGCCACAGGTATTACTATTACTGGACTTCCAACTAGTGTAAATGCTACAACTATTGGAAATACCGTAACGATTAACGGAACACCAACAAGTGATTTCACTTACTCTATTACTACTGTAGGAGGCTGTGGAAGTGTTACATTAAACGGCAGTGTTACTGTTACATCAACTATCGTTACTCTGTCTTTAAATTCGGCTAATAACACTCAAAATATTTGTTCTGGAAGCGCAATTATTCCAATCCAATATACTTTTGGAGGTGGAGCAACTAGTACAACGGTTTCTGGTTTACCAACTGGCGTAACGGCTTCGATTTCTGGAAATGTTGTTACCATTAGCGGAACTCCAACTACTGCTTTTTCTTACACTATTAATACCTTAGGCGGTTGTGGCTCAGTTAGCTTGAATGGAACTATTTCTCTTTCAAACAATGCTACTCTAACTTTAGACGCTACTAATAATAATCAAGCCATTTGTTCAGGAACTGCAATTGCTCCTATTCAATATACTTTTGGAGGTGGTGCAACTAGTGCAACGGTTTCTGGTTTAACATCTGGTGTAACGGCTTCGATTTCTGGAAATATTGTTACCATTAGCGGAACTCCTTCAGCTGATTTTTCTTATACTATTAATACAGTCGGCGGTTGTGATTCAGTTAGTTTGAATGGAACTGTATCTCTCTCAAACAATGCTACTCTAACTTTAGAAGCTGCTAATAATAATCAAGCTATTTGTTCAGGAACTGCTATTGCTCCTATTCAATATGCTTTTGGAGGTGGAGCAACTAGTGCAACGGTTTCTAGTTTACCAACTGGTGTAACGGCTTCGATTTCTGGAAATGTTGTTACCATTAGTGGAACTCCTGCAACTGATTTTTCTTATACTATTAATACAGTAGGCGGTTGTGATTCAGTTAGCTTGAATGGAACTGTATCTCTTTCAAACAATGCTAATTTACCGACTTTTGATCCTATTGGACCAATATGTGAAGGTATAATAACTAATTCTCCTCTTCCAACAATCTCAACTAATGGAATAAGTGGAACATGGGCGCCTAATTTTAATAATACAATCACTCAAACATACGTATTTACTCCAGATTTTAACCAATGTGCTACTAGTACTTCTTTGACTATTCAAATTACTCCAAAGCCAACGATAACATATTTGGTTACGGATACCATTTGCGATGGTAGTACTTTAGATTTTGTTTTAAACAGTAGCTTACCAAATACGACATATATATGGAGTGCTACAGTTTCAAATATTTCAGGTTCATATAGTACAACAACTAATGGGGATGAGACTAATATAAATCAAATCGCTACATTAACGGATTCTGAAAACATTGGAACAATAACTATGGTTATCATTCCAATGGCTAATGGATGTTATGGTGTGGCATCAAATCCTATTGTAATCACAGTTAATCCAATACCATTAGTTGAGAGTGTAAGTGTTGCGGATAGTTCAGTTTGTTCAGCAACAAATACAACCAACAATGTACATGTTGATATTGTAGGTAACATAAGTGGTATTACCTATAGTTGGACAGCAATAACAAGTGGTGTAAATGTTGTAGGAGGTCCTACATCAGGAACAATTATCGCAACATCAACAACAGCTATGATTGATTTACAAGTAATAACAAGTAATCCATTAGTGGCTGGAACAATTTATTTTGAAGTTACACCAATTCGAAATGGTTGTCCAGGTAATTTATTAACAAGTGGAATAGTTACCGTTAATCCAAATCCAGGTTTACCAATTTCATCACCAGTAAAAACAATTTGTAGTGGTAACAGTACAGATTTAATGATTGATGTTTCTCCACTTATTATAGGAACACAATTGACATGGGAAGTGTTAACGGTTGTAAATGTAACAGGCGCAACACCTGGAACAGGCATAGCTCCATCACCAATTAATGATGTATTAACAGCTACAACCAATACACAAGGTTATGTTATCTACCGAGTACGATCTACTTTAGGAGATTGCCAAGGCGGTTACACAGATTATAGAGTGAATGTAAATCCATCCCCACTCCCAATATTAACAGATGGAAACATTTGTATCACGGCAACAGGAGAAGTATATCAGACATATACCTTAACTACAGGTTTAAATGATGCAGATTATGATTTTGAATGGTTTGACAGCAATGGTACTATTATCGCAGGCGCAACAAATTCAACATTAGTAGTAGATGCAGCAGGTACTTATAGTGTTATTGCAACCAATTGGTTAACGGGATGTTCATCTGATCCTCTTTTAGCAAGTGCTACGGCAACGGTCACTGCAACAACTCCAGCAACATCAATGACGATAGTTCAAAGTGAGTATTTTAGTGAAAATGCAACTATAATAGTAACAGTTCCAGATGGTTCAGGAACATTAATGTATTCGTTAGATGAAGGCGCACTGCAATCATCAAATGTATTTACAGGAGTGAGTGCAGGGGAGCATATAGTTACAGTAATCGATACAGAAGGATGTACTTATATGACACAAGAAGTAATGGTAATAGATTATCCAACTTATTTTACACCAAATGGAGATGGAATCAATGATACATGGAATATCGTTGGATTAAATCAGGCAGATGCGAAGTTGTACATTTATGACCGTTATGGTAAATTATTGAAACAATTAAGTGCAACACAAGACAGTAATGGTTGGGATGGTACACACAATCAAGAACAGTTACCATCAACAGATTACTGGTTTACATTAGATTATACAGAAAATGGAGTTGCTAAACAGTTTAAAGCGCATTTCTCTTTAAATCGATAG
- a CDS encoding aromatic amino acid hydroxylase encodes METHFESNTLIDRLPKHLKQFIKPQVYEDYTPINQAVWRYVMRKNVDYLSKVAHSSYLEGLKKTGLEINNIPNMYGMNRILKEIGWAAVAVDGFIPPNAFMEFQAYNVLVIACDIRQLEHIEYTPAPDIIHEGAGHAPIIANPEYAEYLRRFGEIGCKAISSARDYELYEAIRLLSILKEAEDTPEDEIKKAEEQVDFLQNNMGELSEMSRIRNLHWWTVEYGLIGTVDDPKIYGAGLLSSIGESAWCMTDNVKKIPYDISAADMSFDITKPQPQLYVTPDFAQLSLVLEEFANKMALRTGGLSGIKKLISSNALGTIELSTGIQVSGIFTNVIEHEGKPVYIQTSGKTALSYREKEIVGHGTEYHAEGFGSPIGKLKGINLTIEEMSPRDLRAYDIYEGEQVTLEFEGNIIVKGEIITGSRNLQGEILLIKFKNCTVTQNDTVLFQPEWGIYDMAVGKKVISAFSGPADVNSFDMINHVPSSQTIKQKKSAEREELEKLYASIRNIRENKTATTTLKEAFASVTANHPNDWLLSVEIAELAKKEGDSNLVDKVLNHLEKVKINRPEIKHLIDNGLELIFEKANI; translated from the coding sequence ATGGAAACGCATTTTGAAAGCAATACGCTGATTGACAGATTACCAAAGCATTTAAAACAATTCATTAAACCACAAGTTTATGAAGATTATACACCCATTAACCAAGCGGTTTGGCGTTATGTAATGCGTAAAAATGTAGATTATCTTTCAAAAGTAGCACATAGTTCTTATTTAGAAGGCCTGAAAAAAACAGGTTTGGAAATCAATAACATTCCAAACATGTATGGTATGAATCGAATTTTAAAAGAAATTGGATGGGCTGCTGTTGCTGTTGATGGATTTATTCCACCCAATGCTTTTATGGAATTTCAAGCCTACAATGTTCTAGTTATTGCTTGCGATATTCGTCAGTTAGAACACATTGAATATACTCCTGCTCCAGATATTATTCACGAAGGTGCGGGCCATGCTCCTATCATTGCTAATCCAGAATATGCTGAATATTTACGTCGTTTTGGCGAAATTGGTTGCAAAGCGATTTCATCGGCGCGTGATTACGAATTGTATGAAGCCATTCGTTTGCTTTCTATTTTAAAAGAAGCAGAAGACACTCCAGAAGATGAAATCAAAAAAGCCGAAGAACAAGTAGATTTTTTGCAAAATAATATGGGCGAACTATCTGAAATGTCGCGCATTAGAAACTTACATTGGTGGACCGTGGAATATGGTTTAATTGGAACCGTTGATGATCCAAAAATTTATGGTGCTGGATTACTTTCTTCAATTGGTGAAAGTGCTTGGTGTATGACAGATAACGTAAAGAAAATTCCGTATGATATTTCAGCAGCCGACATGAGTTTTGACATTACAAAACCTCAACCTCAACTATATGTAACTCCCGATTTTGCTCAATTAAGTTTAGTTTTAGAGGAGTTTGCAAATAAAATGGCATTGCGCACTGGAGGCTTATCTGGCATTAAAAAACTAATTAGCTCTAATGCTTTAGGTACCATAGAATTAAGTACTGGTATTCAAGTTTCTGGAATTTTTACTAATGTAATTGAACACGAAGGAAAACCTGTTTATATTCAAACTTCAGGAAAAACGGCGCTTTCATATAGAGAAAAAGAAATAGTAGGTCACGGAACAGAATACCATGCCGAAGGTTTTGGTTCACCAATTGGAAAATTAAAAGGAATCAATCTAACTATTGAAGAGATGAGTCCAAGAGATTTACGAGCATATGACATTTACGAAGGAGAACAAGTAACTTTAGAATTTGAAGGAAATATAATCGTAAAAGGTGAAATCATCACAGGTTCGCGTAACTTACAAGGTGAAATTTTATTAATTAAATTCAAAAACTGTACAGTTACTCAAAACGATACCGTTCTTTTCCAACCTGAATGGGGTATTTACGATATGGCAGTGGGTAAAAAAGTAATTTCTGCTTTTTCTGGCCCTGCAGATGTGAATAGTTTTGATATGATTAATCATGTTCCATCTTCTCAAACGATTAAACAAAAAAAATCGGCAGAGAGAGAAGAATTAGAAAAATTATATGCTAGTATTCGAAATATTAGAGAGAATAAAACTGCAACTACAACATTAAAAGAAGCTTTTGCATCTGTTACTGCAAATCATCCAAATGATTGGTTATTGTCCGTCGAGATTGCAGAATTGGCTAAAAAAGAAGGCGATTCTAATTTGGTAGATAAAGTTTTAAATCATTTAGAAAAAGTAAAAATCAATCGTCCAGAAATCAAACATTTAATTGACAATGGATTAGAATTAATTTTTGAAAAAGCGAACATATAG
- a CDS encoding rhodanese-like domain-containing protein, whose product MGLLDFLGLGNKTNDIQEYVQKEAIILDVRTPDEFKEGHIKGSKNIALQVLNENIETIKKWNKPVIACCRSGMRSAQATSILKQNGIDCINGGGWNSLENKL is encoded by the coding sequence ATGGGATTATTAGATTTTTTAGGATTAGGAAATAAAACAAATGACATACAAGAATATGTACAAAAAGAAGCCATTATTTTAGATGTAAGAACACCTGATGAGTTTAAAGAGGGACACATTAAAGGATCAAAAAATATTGCCTTACAAGTTCTAAACGAAAATATCGAAACCATCAAAAAATGGAACAAACCAGTTATCGCATGTTGCCGTTCTGGAATGCGAAGTGCTCAAGCAACTTCCATTTTAAAACAAAACGGAATTGATTGCATTAATGGTGGCGGTTGGAACAGTTTAGAAAACAAATTATAA
- a CDS encoding DUF4230 domain-containing protein: MLIPIVQAIGRSGKLLYIIVFLVIGYFVFQFFTKKSETSTIEYDTNLIQVQIKNVGKLVVTEGHFAEVLTYKDKKETYIPGLSFDKKALVVINADVTVGFDLSKVTYDIDAKNKILTITNIPKEEIKISPDFKYYDTESSTFNEFTGEDYNKINKIARANLTKKIEKSTLKTNAQNRLLSELSKMLILTNSMGWTLSYKGNEIKSDKDLQLNMVN; the protein is encoded by the coding sequence ATGTTAATTCCAATTGTTCAAGCCATTGGACGTTCTGGAAAATTGTTATATATTATTGTTTTTTTGGTAATTGGTTATTTTGTCTTTCAGTTTTTTACTAAGAAATCAGAAACATCAACTATTGAATATGACACCAATTTGATTCAAGTTCAAATAAAGAATGTTGGTAAATTGGTCGTAACTGAAGGTCATTTCGCTGAGGTTTTAACCTATAAAGATAAAAAGGAGACGTATATCCCTGGATTGTCTTTTGATAAAAAAGCGTTGGTTGTTATTAATGCGGATGTTACGGTAGGTTTTGATTTGAGCAAAGTAACGTATGATATTGACGCAAAAAACAAAATTTTGACAATCACAAACATACCAAAAGAAGAGATTAAAATTAGTCCAGATTTTAAATATTATGACACCGAATCTTCCACGTTTAACGAGTTTACAGGTGAAGATTATAATAAGATAAATAAAATTGCAAGAGCAAATTTGACCAAAAAAATTGAAAAATCTACATTAAAAACAAATGCTCAAAACCGATTATTGAGTGAACTTTCAAAAATGTTGATTCTCACAAATTCTATGGGTTGGACGTTATCTTACAAAGGAAATGAAATAAAATCTGATAAAGATTTGCAGTTAAATATGGTGAATTAA
- a CDS encoding GNAT family N-acetyltransferase has translation MNGITYKIYNSIAALPSLWDTVAQSNVFLQMPYLSVLERSAPVNMECFYIGIFEGSELIGVSLAQYLDLNKLESFGERDKCFKTAIRNFIFKNFASHTLFLGNNMITGQNGYVFSKEIDFECISEILLQSADEITEYFKQKGVKIHLVSFKDFYENCSVELKKYRFKETYEFNTQPNMIFYLDQYWKSAEDYINALSKKYRDQYKRAHKKFDGILVKNLSFEEVLLHENTIYDLYHYVAKNAPFNTFFLAKNHFSTLKGQCGNRFQIFGYFLNKKLVGFHTLLLNDETLETYFLGYDETIQKENMLYLNMLYNMTEYGIEKGFKRIIFGRTALEIKSSIGAKPVNMSGFIFHNNKLINRFMEKFFKQLEPELNWQQRHPFK, from the coding sequence GTGAACGGAATTACCTATAAAATTTACAATTCAATTGCAGCACTACCTTCACTTTGGGATACGGTAGCTCAAAGTAATGTTTTTTTGCAAATGCCTTATTTATCCGTGTTAGAACGCTCTGCACCGGTAAATATGGAATGTTTTTATATTGGTATTTTCGAAGGTTCAGAATTAATTGGCGTTTCTTTGGCGCAATATTTAGATTTGAATAAACTCGAATCGTTTGGTGAAAGAGATAAATGTTTTAAAACAGCCATTCGAAATTTTATTTTTAAAAACTTTGCTTCTCATACTTTATTTCTTGGAAATAACATGATAACAGGTCAAAATGGTTATGTGTTTTCTAAAGAAATAGATTTTGAATGTATTAGCGAAATTTTGCTTCAAAGTGCTGATGAAATTACTGAATATTTCAAGCAAAAAGGCGTAAAAATTCATTTAGTTTCTTTTAAAGATTTTTATGAAAATTGTTCGGTTGAACTGAAAAAGTATCGTTTTAAAGAAACCTACGAGTTCAATACACAACCTAATATGATTTTTTATTTGGATCAATATTGGAAATCGGCTGAAGATTACATCAATGCTCTTTCAAAAAAATATCGTGACCAATACAAACGTGCGCACAAGAAATTTGATGGTATTTTGGTTAAAAATCTTTCTTTTGAAGAAGTGCTTTTACATGAAAACACCATTTATGATTTGTATCATTATGTAGCAAAAAATGCTCCTTTTAATACGTTTTTCTTGGCTAAAAATCATTTTTCAACTTTAAAAGGGCAATGTGGTAATCGTTTTCAGATTTTTGGTTATTTTTTGAATAAAAAATTAGTAGGTTTTCATACGCTTTTATTAAATGATGAAACTTTAGAGACTTATTTTTTAGGCTATGATGAAACCATACAGAAAGAAAATATGTTGTATTTGAACATGTTGTACAATATGACCGAGTATGGCATTGAAAAAGGTTTTAAACGAATTATTTTTGGACGAACAGCTCTAGAAATTAAAAGTTCAATTGGTGCAAAACCTGTGAATATGTCGGGATTCATTTTTCATAATAATAAATTGATTAATAGATTTATGGAAAAATTTTTCAAGCAGTTAGAGCCTGAATTAAATTGGCAACAACGCCATCCATTTAAGTAA
- a CDS encoding DUF1761 domain-containing protein produces MELINFPAILVAALSSFVVGFVWYNPKVFGTIWMNETGMTDEKAKQGSMAKIFGLTFVFSFMLAFIMPTFVIHQFGALGMVGGPTEAEKALSSYAVFMADYGNVFRTFKHGALHGSMIGLFVALPVIAINCLFEQKSFKYAAVTSGYWIVVMTLMGAIICGWK; encoded by the coding sequence ATGGAACTAATTAATTTTCCAGCAATTTTAGTTGCTGCTCTTTCAAGTTTTGTTGTCGGATTTGTATGGTACAATCCCAAAGTTTTCGGAACCATTTGGATGAATGAAACAGGTATGACTGATGAAAAAGCCAAACAAGGAAGCATGGCGAAAATCTTCGGATTAACTTTTGTTTTTTCATTTATGTTGGCGTTCATTATGCCTACCTTTGTAATTCATCAATTTGGAGCATTAGGTATGGTTGGTGGACCCACAGAGGCTGAAAAAGCATTGTCTTCTTATGCAGTGTTTATGGCAGATTATGGAAATGTATTTAGAACATTTAAACATGGCGCTCTACATGGCTCAATGATTGGTCTTTTTGTTGCATTACCTGTCATTGCAATAAACTGTTTATTTGAACAAAAATCATTTAAATATGCAGCTGTTACTTCTGGTTATTGGATTGTGGTAATGACGTTAATGGGTGCAATAATTTGCGGTTGGAAATAA
- a CDS encoding glycoside hydrolase family 53 protein, with the protein MKIGGKLLSLLCILITFSCSKEEESNTSQEFIKAADMSMLPLIESEGTIYYNSNNIAEDALLTLKNAGCNTIRIRLWHTPTVNQSGFNEVKSLAQRVKNHGMKVWLSVHYSDTWADPGNQEKPSAWDGLTFTQLKTQVENYTVTIVNEIQPDIFQIGNEINNGFIYPDGNLESNETQFLSLLASASTVIRINRPATKIMLHYAGITGASWFFSKTAAIDYDYIGLSYYPIWHGTDINLLQQTITSLGQTHNKKVLVAETSYPFTFGWNDWTNNVIGLANQIHPNYAASPEGQKAFLLQIKNTVKNTPNGLGFCYWGTEWIAFRGTVSTNGSSWENQALWDFNQKALPAISVFN; encoded by the coding sequence ATGAAAATTGGAGGAAAGTTATTATCATTATTATGTATTCTCATTACTTTTTCTTGTTCTAAAGAAGAAGAATCAAATACATCTCAAGAATTTATCAAGGCAGCAGACATGTCTATGTTGCCTTTGATAGAGTCTGAAGGAACTATTTACTACAATAGTAATAACATTGCCGAAGACGCACTGCTTACTCTAAAAAATGCAGGTTGCAATACAATACGAATTAGGCTTTGGCATACACCAACAGTAAATCAATCTGGGTTTAATGAAGTGAAATCTTTAGCGCAACGCGTTAAAAATCACGGAATGAAAGTTTGGTTGAGTGTGCATTATTCAGATACTTGGGCAGACCCAGGGAATCAAGAAAAACCATCAGCTTGGGACGGCTTGACTTTTACGCAATTAAAAACACAAGTTGAGAATTATACAGTAACTATTGTAAACGAAATCCAACCCGATATTTTTCAAATTGGTAATGAAATCAATAATGGTTTTATTTATCCTGATGGAAATTTAGAATCCAATGAAACTCAATTTTTATCGCTTTTAGCAAGTGCAAGTACTGTAATTAGAATCAATCGTCCAGCAACAAAAATCATGTTACATTATGCTGGAATAACAGGCGCTTCTTGGTTTTTTTCTAAGACTGCAGCTATTGATTATGATTATATTGGATTATCTTATTATCCTATTTGGCACGGAACCGATATTAATTTATTACAACAAACCATAACGTCTTTGGGTCAAACACACAATAAAAAAGTATTAGTTGCCGAAACTTCGTATCCATTTACATTCGGTTGGAACGACTGGACTAATAATGTAATCGGTTTGGCAAATCAAATTCATCCTAATTATGCTGCTTCTCCAGAAGGACAAAAAGCATTTTTACTTCAAATTAAAAATACTGTCAAAAACACACCAAACGGATTAGGTTTTTGTTATTGGGGTACCGAATGGATTGCTTTTAGAGGTACAGTTTCAACAAATGGTTCTTCTTGGGAAAATCAAGCCCTTTGGGATTTTAACCAAAAGGCATTACCTGCTATATCGGTTTTTAATTAA
- a CDS encoding KTSC domain-containing protein, with protein sequence MNPKKIAEYRKLLDVAKTATLKELKTIYRNSMKEDHPDTIADPVERLAAEERSKNIIEAYHFLVSIAPETQEKNKEVYLKTTTTVNIQDFYMDNGVLYISFLDGSNYEYFSVPKVTYIKMVNAESPSRFARRHIYNEFLYRSASKLVASE encoded by the coding sequence ATGAATCCAAAGAAAATTGCCGAGTACAGAAAGTTACTTGATGTTGCCAAAACAGCTACGTTAAAAGAACTGAAAACTATTTACAGAAATAGTATGAAGGAAGATCATCCTGATACTATTGCAGATCCAGTGGAGCGTTTAGCTGCTGAAGAAAGAAGTAAAAATATTATTGAAGCATATCACTTTTTAGTAAGTATTGCTCCAGAAACGCAAGAAAAAAATAAAGAAGTTTATTTAAAAACAACTACTACTGTAAATATTCAAGATTTTTACATGGATAATGGTGTGTTGTATATTTCATTTTTAGATGGAAGTAACTATGAGTATTTTAGTGTGCCAAAAGTTACCTACATTAAAATGGTTAATGCAGAATCGCCAAGTCGTTTTGCAAGAAGACACATTTATAATGAGTTTTTATACCGTAGTGCTTCAAAATTAGTAGCAAGCGAATAA